In a single window of the Mesoplodon densirostris isolate mMesDen1 chromosome 16, mMesDen1 primary haplotype, whole genome shotgun sequence genome:
- the BRI3 gene encoding membrane protein BRI3 isoform X2: MDHKPLLQERPPAYNLEAGQGDFACGPHGYGAIPAAAAPPPPYPYLVTGLPTHHPRVYNIHSRNVTRYPANSIVVVGGCPVCRVGVLEDSFTFLGIFLAIVLFPFGFICCFALRKRRCPNCGANFT, from the exons ATGGACCACAAGCCCCTGCTGCAGGAGCGGCCGCCCGCCTACAACCTGGAGGCCGGCCAGGGCGACTTCGCGTGCGGCCCGCACGGCTACGGCGCcatccccgccgccgccgccccgccgCCGCCCTACCCCTACCTCGTCACAG GGTTACCCACGCACCACCCCAGGGTCTACAACATCCACAGTCGAAATGTCACCCGGTACCCTGCCAATTCCATCGTTGTCGTTGGAGGCTGCCCTGTCTGCAG GGTCGGGGTTCTGGAGGACTCCTTCACCTTCCTGGGCATCTTCTTGGCCATCGTCTTGTTCCCCTTTGGGTTCATCTGCTGTTTTGCCTTGAGGAAGCGAAGATGCCCCAACTGTGGAGCAAACTTTACTTAA
- the BRI3 gene encoding membrane protein BRI3 isoform X1: protein MDHKPLLQERPPAYNLEAGQGDFACGPHGYGAIPAAAAPPPPYPYLVTGLPTHHPRVYNIHSRNVTRYPANSIVVVGGCPVCRRPEEGCGHKGSLPCLRTGRGSGGLLHLPGHLLGHRLVPLWVHLLFCLEEAKMPQLWSKLYLKGTARLASPHPALFF from the exons ATGGACCACAAGCCCCTGCTGCAGGAGCGGCCGCCCGCCTACAACCTGGAGGCCGGCCAGGGCGACTTCGCGTGCGGCCCGCACGGCTACGGCGCcatccccgccgccgccgccccgccgCCGCCCTACCCCTACCTCGTCACAG GGTTACCCACGCACCACCCCAGGGTCTACAACATCCACAGTCGAAATGTCACCCGGTACCCTGCCAATTCCATCGTTGTCGTTGGAGGCTGCCCTGTCTGCAG GCGGCCAGAGGAGGGTTGTGGGCATAAAGGATCCTTACCATGTTTGAGGACG GGTCGGGGTTCTGGAGGACTCCTTCACCTTCCTGGGCATCTTCTTGGCCATCGTCTTGTTCCCCTTTGGGTTCATCTGCTGTTTTGCCTTGAGGAAGCGAAGATGCCCCAACTGTGGAGCAAACTTTACTTAAAGGGAACAGCACGCCTGGCTTCCCCACACCCAGCTCTCTTTTTCTAA